A stretch of the Psychroserpens sp. Hel_I_66 genome encodes the following:
- a CDS encoding sialidase family protein, translating to MIKKRSSIAFIISVILVVACIQSCKNEKSAEVPFKVNTKLFNQNKKDDLGLKVPDGIETFTVFSPSDSTDHFSNGVVMTVFKNTFYCQWQSSLKDEDSEDTWVAYSRSEDGTHWSKPKVLSKTLENGYCTSGGWWKHGDTLVAYINEWPNNVTPEGGFAFYKTSIDGINWSEKQPVLMIDGTPLDGVFEQDPHALPDGRIVGAAHFQPGLIVSPIYTDDPLGISGWKRAEFFNNSIKKDISREIEPSWFLQEDNNLVMVFRDQNSTYFNMASVSGDRGETWTKPVNTNMPDSRSKQSAGNFKNGTAFIINNPVNNKTRMPLVLTLSENGKLFNTSYIIRKGGKDIQPLRYEGTYKRLGYHYPKSFIWNNNLYISYATNKEDVEYTKVQLTSLTLN from the coding sequence ATGATAAAAAAAAGGTCTTCAATAGCGTTCATAATTTCAGTAATTTTAGTTGTTGCATGTATTCAGTCCTGCAAAAATGAAAAGTCTGCAGAAGTTCCTTTTAAAGTAAATACAAAGTTGTTCAATCAAAATAAAAAAGATGATTTAGGACTTAAAGTTCCTGACGGAATAGAGACGTTCACTGTCTTCAGTCCTTCAGATTCAACTGATCATTTTAGCAATGGTGTTGTAATGACCGTTTTTAAGAATACTTTTTATTGTCAATGGCAAAGTTCTTTAAAGGATGAAGATTCAGAGGACACTTGGGTAGCATACAGTAGAAGTGAAGATGGAACGCATTGGTCAAAACCTAAAGTCTTATCCAAAACTTTAGAAAATGGTTATTGCACATCTGGTGGTTGGTGGAAACATGGAGATACTCTTGTCGCCTATATTAATGAGTGGCCAAATAACGTAACACCAGAAGGCGGATTTGCTTTTTACAAGACAAGTATTGATGGCATTAATTGGTCAGAAAAACAACCAGTTTTAATGATTGATGGCACACCATTAGACGGTGTTTTTGAGCAAGATCCTCATGCGTTACCAGATGGACGTATTGTTGGAGCAGCTCATTTTCAACCAGGATTGATAGTGTCACCAATTTATACCGATGATCCTTTAGGAATTAGTGGTTGGAAACGTGCTGAATTTTTTAATAATTCAATTAAAAAAGATATTTCTCGCGAAATTGAACCTAGTTGGTTTTTGCAAGAAGACAATAATTTAGTAATGGTATTTAGAGATCAAAATAGCACGTATTTTAATATGGCTTCTGTAAGTGGCGATCGAGGAGAAACATGGACAAAGCCTGTAAATACCAATATGCCAGATTCAAGATCTAAACAAAGTGCAGGTAATTTTAAAAATGGTACAGCTTTCATAATTAATAATCCAGTAAACAATAAAACTAGAATGCCTTTAGTGTTAACATTGAGCGAGAACGGGAAATTATTTAATACGTCATATATAATTAGAAAAGGTGGTAAAGATATTCAGCCATTGCGTTATGAAGGCACCTACAAACGGTTGGGCTATCATTATCCAAAATCCTTTATTTGGAATAACAATCTCTATATTTCATATGCGACAAATAAAGAAGATGTAGAATACACCAAGGTTCAATTAACCAGTTTAACTTTAAATTGA
- the pelA gene encoding pectate lyase produces MEIKNIKLVLIFLITMVRVSSLYAQVHDKSWRDIIHKKEAAWFVTSEAKQIATNVLLYQRNIGGWPKNVQMHLPLSEELKEGLLEKKKTNDGATTDNGATIQELLFLSKIYAQTKDETYKNAFLKGLDYILEAQYDNGGWPQFYPLKKGYYTHITYNDDSMVNIMNFLKNLKDNTSYYSIVPSKSQLEKINEAFKKGVDCILKTQYKQNGVLTAWCAQHDAITLEPAKARAYELPSLSGAESANIVLLLMSIENPSKNIITAINSAVDWFEKTKITGLREDRIYNEKGKTISKKMVSDENAPAIWARFMELEDNTPFFSDRDGIKKATLAEIGEERRNGYAWYKSDPQKVLDRYPAWKKKYNPSDKKEPKDAFNMVVAQDGSGDYTSIVEAINNTKAFPYDRITIFIKNGVYKEKVKIHEWNQNLALVGESKEHTIITYDDYFNKIGLGRNSTFHTYTLLVEANNVILKNLTIENTSGEVGQAVALSVFSDEVAIVNCNLLGNQDTLYASGKGKQYYKDCYIEGTTDFIFGSATAFFENCQIHSKKNSYITAASTPKDSLFGYVFKDCKLTADKEVNEVYLGRPWRIYAQTVFINCDLGGHILPEGWHNWSKPEAEKTTFYGEYKNFGKSFKPEKRVSWSHQLKKHEAQKYSLKNVLGNDKKTSKTEWYENL; encoded by the coding sequence ATGGAGATAAAAAACATAAAGTTAGTTCTCATTTTTCTAATCACAATGGTTAGGGTCTCAAGTTTGTATGCTCAAGTCCATGATAAATCTTGGCGAGATATTATTCATAAAAAAGAAGCTGCATGGTTTGTTACTTCGGAAGCAAAACAAATAGCAACCAATGTGTTGCTCTATCAACGTAATATTGGTGGTTGGCCAAAAAATGTACAAATGCACCTTCCGCTTTCCGAAGAACTAAAAGAAGGACTACTGGAGAAGAAAAAAACCAATGATGGTGCCACAACAGATAATGGCGCGACCATTCAAGAACTCTTGTTTTTATCAAAAATATATGCGCAAACAAAAGACGAAACCTATAAAAATGCCTTTTTAAAAGGACTGGATTATATCTTAGAAGCTCAATATGATAATGGTGGTTGGCCACAATTTTACCCTTTGAAAAAAGGATATTATACGCATATTACTTACAACGACGATTCAATGGTCAATATCATGAATTTTCTGAAAAACCTTAAAGACAATACCAGTTATTATTCAATAGTTCCATCAAAATCCCAATTAGAAAAAATCAATGAAGCTTTTAAAAAAGGAGTCGATTGTATCTTAAAAACCCAATACAAGCAAAACGGAGTATTAACTGCTTGGTGCGCGCAACATGATGCAATTACATTAGAACCTGCAAAAGCAAGAGCTTACGAATTGCCTTCATTAAGTGGAGCGGAATCCGCCAACATTGTACTCTTGTTAATGTCGATTGAAAATCCATCAAAAAACATTATTACAGCAATAAATAGTGCGGTAGATTGGTTTGAAAAAACCAAGATCACTGGGTTACGTGAAGATCGAATATACAATGAAAAAGGTAAAACGATTAGTAAAAAAATGGTTTCTGACGAAAATGCTCCAGCCATTTGGGCACGTTTTATGGAATTAGAGGATAACACACCTTTTTTCTCTGATAGAGATGGCATTAAAAAAGCGACCTTAGCCGAAATAGGGGAAGAGCGCAGAAACGGTTATGCTTGGTACAAAAGTGACCCTCAAAAGGTATTGGATCGCTATCCAGCATGGAAGAAAAAGTATAATCCCTCAGACAAAAAAGAGCCAAAAGATGCGTTTAATATGGTCGTAGCACAAGATGGAAGTGGCGATTATACATCTATTGTTGAGGCTATAAATAATACTAAAGCCTTTCCGTATGATAGAATAACCATTTTTATAAAGAATGGTGTTTATAAGGAAAAAGTAAAAATCCACGAGTGGAATCAAAATTTAGCTCTGGTAGGTGAAAGCAAGGAACACACTATTATTACTTATGATGATTATTTTAACAAAATCGGTTTAGGCAGAAATAGCACCTTTCACACGTACACCCTTTTAGTGGAAGCTAATAATGTAATTCTTAAAAATTTAACCATTGAAAATACGTCTGGTGAAGTCGGGCAAGCAGTGGCATTATCGGTGTTTTCAGATGAAGTGGCAATAGTTAACTGCAATCTTTTAGGTAATCAAGATACGTTGTATGCATCAGGAAAGGGGAAGCAATACTATAAAGACTGTTATATTGAAGGTACAACCGATTTTATCTTCGGAAGTGCCACTGCTTTTTTCGAAAATTGCCAAATTCACAGTAAAAAAAATTCCTATATAACAGCAGCTTCAACACCAAAAGATTCGCTCTTTGGATATGTGTTTAAAGATTGTAAACTTACTGCAGACAAAGAGGTTAATGAGGTGTATTTAGGCAGACCTTGGCGTATCTATGCACAAACAGTTTTTATAAATTGCGATTTAGGAGGCCATATTTTACCTGAAGGTTGGCATAACTGGTCTAAACCAGAAGCTGAAAAAACCACGTTTTATGGAGAATATAAAAATTTTGGTAAAAGTTTTAAACCAGAAAAAAGGGTCAGTTGGTCACATCAATTAAAAAAGCATGAAGCTCAAAAATACTCGCTTAAAAACGTATTAGGTAACGATAAAAAAACATCTAAAACAGAATGGTATGAAAATCTTTAA
- a CDS encoding rhamnogalacturonan acetylesterase: MKIFNIYFLLILVVFQSCKEKEKPTETEQQKQNITIYTIGDSTMSDKVNPDENPERGWCQLLPQFLNGKATVKNHATNGRSTRSFIDEGRWDSVYKQLEKGDYVFIQFGHNDQKLTNPKRYTNPHTAYRHNLIKFIEESREKGAKPILFTSIVRRKFNEEGTLVDTHGAYPLETRLVAQEYDVPFIDLLYITEKMEESYGVEGSKKLHLHFKPNEVSYFPEGKEDDTHLSVFGATEVAKLAVNALNEKVEGFDAITKTN, encoded by the coding sequence ATGAAAATCTTTAATATCTATTTTCTTTTAATTTTAGTGGTATTTCAATCTTGCAAGGAAAAAGAAAAGCCAACTGAAACAGAACAACAAAAACAGAATATTACCATTTACACCATCGGAGACTCGACCATGTCAGATAAAGTCAATCCAGATGAAAACCCAGAACGTGGTTGGTGCCAACTGTTACCACAATTTTTGAACGGTAAGGCAACCGTAAAAAATCATGCAACAAATGGAAGAAGTACCAGAAGTTTTATAGATGAAGGTCGATGGGACTCAGTTTATAAACAATTGGAAAAAGGAGATTATGTGTTCATTCAATTTGGACATAACGATCAAAAGTTGACTAATCCTAAACGCTATACCAATCCACATACAGCTTACAGACATAATCTAATAAAGTTTATAGAAGAAAGTAGAGAAAAAGGTGCTAAACCTATTTTATTTACATCCATAGTGAGACGAAAATTTAATGAAGAAGGAACTTTAGTTGACACACACGGAGCTTACCCATTAGAAACGCGTTTGGTTGCGCAGGAATATGATGTGCCATTTATTGATTTGTTATATATAACCGAAAAAATGGAAGAATCTTATGGCGTTGAAGGCTCTAAGAAATTGCATCTACATTTTAAGCCCAATGAAGTTTCATATTTTCCTGAAGGGAAAGAAGACGACACACACTTGTCCGTTTTTGGCGCTACAGAAGTCGCAAAATTAGCAGTCAATGCATTAAATGAAAAAGTAGAAGGTTTTGATGCAATCACTAAAACAAATTAG
- a CDS encoding alpha/beta hydrolase — protein MKLSLKYILFISCLCFFSCFAQQDRKVIQLWENEIPGAIENSEFKEIEIIKDAVVTSLEQVSQPTLTVFKPEQPNGIAVIICPGGGYHHLAIHKEGYKVAEWLNTLGITAFVLKYRLPNDAIMKNKSIGPLQDAQKAMRYVRSNASNWNLNKDKIGIMGFSAGGHLAAILSTQYDKKVYEDETKTSAKPDFSILIYPVISMKESITHKGSRTNLLGETPSEELLDNFSNDAQIDANTPRTFLVHATDDKSVPVENSIQYYLGLKQNNVSSEMHVYEKGGHGFGLGRNSTHPWVNTCEQWLKTIMN, from the coding sequence ATGAAACTATCTTTAAAATATATTCTATTTATAAGTTGCCTTTGCTTCTTCAGCTGTTTTGCACAGCAAGACCGTAAAGTCATTCAATTATGGGAAAATGAAATTCCAGGTGCAATAGAAAATTCAGAATTTAAAGAAATTGAAATCATAAAAGATGCTGTGGTTACTAGTTTGGAGCAAGTGAGTCAACCAACACTTACAGTTTTCAAACCAGAACAACCAAATGGAATAGCAGTTATTATTTGTCCTGGAGGAGGTTACCATCATTTAGCAATCCATAAAGAAGGCTATAAAGTTGCTGAGTGGTTAAATACGCTTGGCATTACAGCATTTGTTTTAAAATATAGATTGCCAAACGATGCCATTATGAAAAACAAAAGCATTGGGCCATTGCAAGATGCACAAAAAGCGATGCGATATGTTAGAAGTAATGCAAGCAATTGGAATCTAAATAAAGATAAAATTGGTATCATGGGTTTTTCAGCTGGTGGACATTTAGCAGCAATACTATCTACCCAATACGATAAGAAAGTTTATGAGGATGAAACGAAAACTAGTGCAAAACCAGACTTTTCAATATTGATTTATCCAGTAATTTCAATGAAAGAGTCTATAACACACAAAGGTTCAAGAACTAATTTACTGGGAGAAACACCTTCGGAAGAACTATTGGACAACTTTTCGAATGACGCACAAATAGATGCTAATACGCCAAGAACCTTTTTAGTACACGCAACAGATGACAAATCGGTTCCTGTAGAAAACAGTATTCAATATTATTTAGGATTAAAACAAAATAACGTTTCTTCAGAAATGCATGTTTACGAAAAAGGTGGTCATGGTTTTGGTTTGGGTAGAAATTCAACTCATCCATGGGTCAACACCTGTGAGCAATGGTTAAAAACAATAATGAATTGA
- a CDS encoding Fpg/Nei family DNA glycosylase, with protein MPELPEVHGYKIYIDSTSLHKTITTFECRDQRLLKKPLKDFESYLIGNQLTKTLRIGKYLFIETSGEKILVMHFGMTGRPNYYKEKDDRPRFGHIVLTLENGFHFAFENKRKFGWWDLIDSIEDYKESHNLSDDARDLSLEDFKNSLSNRKTHIKSIIMDQSVAAGVGNWMADDILYQAKIHPKKKVQDLSNTEIKTIFDAMKNVIEVAIKNDAHYEDFPDYFFIHNRKEGAKCFHTGVPIEKIKVGGRSTYFSPEWQEL; from the coding sequence ATGCCAGAATTACCAGAAGTACACGGTTACAAAATATACATTGACAGCACATCTTTACATAAAACAATAACAACATTTGAATGTAGAGACCAAAGATTACTCAAAAAACCACTCAAAGATTTTGAAAGTTATTTAATAGGAAACCAATTAACCAAAACCCTTCGTATAGGTAAATATCTATTTATTGAAACTTCAGGAGAAAAAATTCTTGTGATGCATTTTGGAATGACTGGACGACCTAATTATTACAAAGAAAAAGACGACCGACCAAGATTTGGGCACATTGTTCTAACACTTGAAAACGGATTTCACTTCGCTTTTGAGAACAAACGTAAATTTGGTTGGTGGGACCTAATTGATTCTATCGAGGATTACAAAGAATCACATAACTTGAGCGATGACGCTAGAGACTTATCTCTAGAGGATTTTAAAAACTCTTTAAGTAACAGAAAAACCCATATCAAAAGTATCATTATGGATCAAAGCGTTGCTGCAGGTGTTGGCAATTGGATGGCAGATGATATTTTGTACCAGGCAAAAATCCACCCAAAGAAAAAAGTTCAGGATTTATCGAATACTGAAATTAAAACTATTTTTGACGCCATGAAAAATGTTATTGAAGTCGCCATCAAGAATGATGCTCACTACGAAGATTTCCCAGATTATTTTTTTATTCATAACAGAAAAGAAGGCGCTAAGTGCTTTCATACTGGTGTTCCCATTGAAAAAATAAAAGTTGGAGGGAGATCTACTTATTTTTCTCCAGAGTGGCAGGAGCTTTAA